The Candidatus Hydrogenedentota bacterium sequence CCAAAGCCCTCACGTCACAGAACAAGGAGACACAGATTTCCACCTTAAATTTGGCGATCCGTGGTCTAAGAATGGGGTAAAGCGCAGCTCATCTTTCCAAATCAACCTTGAAAACCGGGTAAATTTTGAATGACAGGCAGGTAAATAAGTAAACTTAACCTAGACTCCAAGTCACAAGTCGCGTGACCGGAAAAATTACCAACTTCCATAGCAGGAGAACAGGGCAGTATTAATGAGTGAAAAAGATAGAAAAAAAACTGCAGATATCATAAATAAACAAACACAAGGGACACCCAAGGGCGATGTACAAGCAGGTCGCTCACAAAGCGAATCCCAACGAAATACGGGTTTTATTGCCCGATTAAGCGGACGACTGAATGAGACCATGCAGAGTAATCGAGGCGGAGGGGGAGGAGCTGCACCCGTTGTTGCTGCGCCAACCCAGGTACAACGACCCGTTCAAGATATTGCACCAACACGTGTACGTACTAACAAAGGACAACAAAAAATGTTTATTCCCGAAGGGGTTGTGATCAATGGATCACTGTCAGGCGCATCAGAAGCCGAAATTCACGGACGCATTGAAGGTGATATAAATGTTAAGGCAACACTTTTCTTAGGCAAAAGCGCTACTGTTACAGGTAATGTCAAAGCAGCCACTTGCCAGGTAGAAGGCCTTATACAAGGTGAAATTATTTGTACTGAGGATTTGATTGTGAGCTCCACCGGACGTTTAGAGTCCAGTGCGGAAGCAGGTAAACAAGTACGTATTGCCGGCAATGTTACGGGCAATATCAATACGCCCGGTACCTTGCGTATTGAGGCGGGCGGTGTCATTAATGGTGATGTACAAGCCCGTGTCTTTTCCATGAGTGAAGGCGCAGAATTGAATGGGCGCTGTTCCATGCGCTCCGCCGCCGATCAACAAGGGCTTTCTGCCCCAAAAGAAGACAAAGGTCAATCTAAATAATGTTTCTCTATTACAGGTTTTATCCGGTTGATATCTTAATCATTCCGGCAATTATTTTTGCGCTTTGGGCACAATTTCGTGTTAAATCTGCCTATCAAAAATATGCCAAAATAAGAACCGAATCCGGCATAACCGGCGCTGATGTGGCGCGGAAAATCATGATGCGGGCCGAAGTGAAAAATGTTAATATTGAAGCTATTCCCGGAGAGCTAACCGATCACTACGACCCGACAAAAAAAGTATTACGTCTGTCGTCAGAAGTATATTCCGGGACTTCTATTTCAGCACTGGGCATTGCTGCCCACGAGGTGGGCCACGCGATTCAAGACGCTAAAGATTACAAATATATGCGTTTGCGCCACCTTATGTATCCGATTTCCTCTATTGGCTCCACTTTGGCATTTCCACTTTTTTTTATAGGGTTAATTTTTAATTTTACATTCAGTGCCATATTAATACGCGTAGGCATTTGGATGTTTTCCGCTGCAGTAGCATTTACCGTGGTGACCTTGCCTGTAGAATTTGACGCCAGCAGAAGAGCCATTCAAGCCCTTGAAGCAGGCGGATTTATGTCTCGTGAAGAAATCTCAGGGGTACGCTATGTTCTCGGTGCCGCCGCCATGACCTATGTCGCCGCCGCCGCTACAGCAGTTATTCAACTTCTACGACTGATTATGATAGCCAGAAGCCGCAACTGATATCATGGTTTATGACAAAGGTATACCATTGTCGGTGTATTCAACCTACCTTCGGGCGATGCTTGTCTGTCTTGCATGCCTGCTATTGTGCAGCCCTGCCTTGTCCGATGATCTATTAACGGTGCGTATGAAGGGCAGTGCGGAAGGGGTGGGTCTGTCAGCGCGAAAAGCCGCTATCGAAAACGCCTGTCAACTGGTTGTGGAAGAAGTACTGCAAGCCATGACCAGTATCTCCGACATGGCGCTTTTTAAATCCATTTTAGGGCAAGCTTCCCGATATATCCCGCAATACGACCTGTTGCGTTCCGATTCTTTCGACACAACCACAGTCGTCGAAATAGATGCACATCTCCTCGAAACTCCATTGAAACGGGATGCGGCCGCTATTATGTTACCTCGATTACCCCGCAAGCCCACGGTGCGCCTGCTTTTAGCGGAATACATCGGTTCCGAAGCGGCCTCAGGTGGACCTACCTTTGATATTGCGGCGTCAGCATTACGAAAAACAATGGAAGAGTATGGTTTCATTGTAAAAGATCTTCTCGACTTGCTCGACCATTACGAAATAGACGAATTGGTCGCGATTACCCAAGGGGATGTCCCTACCACTGCCGCCTTCGCACGGGCCAATAAGGAAGATGTGATTATCGTTGGCTCCGTCACCACCTCTCACGAAGCACTGCGTCAAGAAACCAATATGTATCGTAACCGTGCACGGGCTGTGCTGCGCGTTATTTCCGGTCCTGACGGCAAGATTCGTGATACCTTAACTGCGGAAGCTGCCGTGCAAAGTGTGGATCCAGTGGAAGGGGGCGTGCAAGCCGCCCAAGATGCCTGCGGCAAGTTGGTAGGCGATAGTGTCGTCGCCATTGTGCTTTCCATGCTCAGCATGGAAGATGAAACACGGGTCATCGTGCAAATAGAACGTCCGGGCAGTGAGAAGCTTTTTCAAGAATTTGTAGATACTTTGAATGGTCTTGATTGTATCCGCGGGGTAGAACAACTTTTTTATTCCGATACGCTCGCACGGATTGCCCTGGAATATTACGGAGACATGGCTTTTATTAATGACATGCTGTCCGGCATAACCCTCGGCAAGTACAAGGTGGAGGTTAGCCGTTGCGTTCGCCGAGAAATAACGTTATTATTTAGATAAGTATGATTTAGATTTTCAACGGGTCACCTTCCGACCGATGTTTATGAAATCCGTGGTCTTTCGTATGAAATGATTCTGTTAGCGTGAATGATCCTAAGCCTAAGGAGAAATGAATATGCGTTATCTTGCCAGCGTCGGTGTTGTTTTGGGTATGGTTGCAACCCTATTTACGCAAGAGGCTGCCGCGATGAAAGACTATCCTATTGCGCCCGTCCCCTTTACCCACATCCAAATTCAGGACAATTTTTGGTCACCACGAATGGACACGAATCGGGAGGTGACTTTACCGGCTAACTTCAGGAAATCGGAGGACACAGGACGGATCCGTAATTTTGCCAAAGCCGGCGGCTTAATGGACGGACCCCATGAAGGAATTTACTTCAATGATTCTGATGTCTTTAAAATTGTGGAAGGCGCGGCCTATACGCTGGCGATGCATCCGGATCAGGAATTAGATCAATATCTGGATGACCTGATCACGCTATTCGCAGCGGCGCAAGAAGAGGATGGGTATTTATATACAGCCCGTACTATTGACCCTGAGAATGCATCGAAAGATATTGGAAAAGAACGGTGGGAAAACATTCGCAGCGCCCACGAATTGTATAACGTGGGGCATATGTATGAGGCGGCTGTCGCCCACTTCCTCGCTACGGGAAAACGTACGTTGTTGGACGTTGCAATAAAGAATGCGGATCTCGTCTGTTCGGTTTTTGGACCGGATAAAAAATATGCAGTTCCCGGTCATGAAGAAATTGAAATAGGATTGATGAAACTCTATCGCGTGACAGGCGACGAAAAATATTTTCATATGGCACAATTTTTTATTGAGGAACGGGGACGTTCCGAAAATAGGGAGCCATTCGGCGATTACTGCCAAGACCAAAAACCATTGGCCGAACAGGATGAGGCAGTGGGGCATGCTGTACGGGCGGGCTATTTCTATGCCGGAGCCACCGATGTCGCCGTATTCACGGAAAATCCAGATTTTATGGCGGCTCTGGATCGTA is a genomic window containing:
- a CDS encoding polymer-forming cytoskeletal protein, with amino-acid sequence MSEKDRKKTADIINKQTQGTPKGDVQAGRSQSESQRNTGFIARLSGRLNETMQSNRGGGGGAAPVVAAPTQVQRPVQDIAPTRVRTNKGQQKMFIPEGVVINGSLSGASEAEIHGRIEGDINVKATLFLGKSATVTGNVKAATCQVEGLIQGEIICTEDLIVSSTGRLESSAEAGKQVRIAGNVTGNINTPGTLRIEAGGVINGDVQARVFSMSEGAELNGRCSMRSAADQQGLSAPKEDKGQSK
- a CDS encoding zinc metallopeptidase; this translates as MFLYYRFYPVDILIIPAIIFALWAQFRVKSAYQKYAKIRTESGITGADVARKIMMRAEVKNVNIEAIPGELTDHYDPTKKVLRLSSEVYSGTSISALGIAAHEVGHAIQDAKDYKYMRLRHLMYPISSIGSTLAFPLFFIGLIFNFTFSAILIRVGIWMFSAAVAFTVVTLPVEFDASRRAIQALEAGGFMSREEISGVRYVLGAAAMTYVAAAATAVIQLLRLIMIARSRN